One region of Theileria equi strain WA chromosome 4 map unlocalized gcontig_1105316255039, whole genome shotgun sequence genomic DNA includes:
- a CDS encoding hypothetical protein (encoded by transcript BEWA_051320A) yields the protein MSNQFAIEINIGEKTDYYYDNIEVIVDCYDTSDYSRFTVKCFMYNGQKVNIHSPFIDVSYVNVYYANDVNYPLLIGLHLFSAKHVRNVDYYFVPWSNDNWNGYAFGDSNSFGKSELPEVMKFLKDDRGSGLDKLKFSSGRISKVRYNGGIFIMEGHNEGSSGEYNQKVAERIHTNERAVMLVYVFFLFLAVVLIGIFILRSGYGGPLFLGYRPLQ from the exons ATGTCCAACCAATTTGCTATTGAAATCAATATCGGTGAAAAAACAGACTACTATTACGATAATATAGAAGTAATTGTTGATTGTTACGATACTAGCGATTACTCA AGATTCACAGTTAAATGCTTCATGTACAATGGCCAAAAGGTCAATATACATTCACCCTTTATCGACGTCAGCTATGTGAATGTATACTATGCTAATGATGTTAATTATCCTTTGTTGATTGGGCTGCATTTATTTAGTGCAAAGCATGTACGAAATGTGGACTATTACTTTGTTCCATGGTCTAATGACAATTGGAATGGATATGCTTTCGGAGACTCCAACTCCTTTGGAAAGAGTGAGCTACCAGAAGTTAtgaaatttttaaaagatGATAGGGGTTCCGGTCTCGATAAACTGAAGTTTTCATCTGGAAGAATTAGTAAGGTTCGCTATAATGGTGGAATCTTTATAATGGAAGGTCATAATGAAGGAAGTAGTGGAGAATACAATCAGAAAGTCGCTGAAAGAATTCATACGAACGAACGTGCAGTTATGCTTGTATATgttttctttcttttcttgGCTGTTGTACTAattggtatttttatacTCAGGTCCGGGTATGGTGGACCACTCTTTTTAGGATATAGACCACTTCAATAA
- a CDS encoding hypothetical protein (encoded by transcript BEWA_051330A) yields the protein MISEERSPLGSLLSRGNLQRKSSHLNKTIGDDNVGMQTAASEISTSRAETIKGVTNPTLISTSDVADNRSTLSLVEGQCLPESNQKIFSKWVRACDYTESKQGNILPLKKQQKHDDSGRIRPKPIVKQTGITYRASFQTDDKEFNNDILGTRRLYYNLADVRLALTLDELQCGPEFNRKNLLYKQVATCKTTQIIRGINKPSERQGGNKIMALIVIVEERAPEEKLEDIFGRFAGILTKRINSNGQEIKVRSKYSRKILFIKACSDYSPNLRKIRRSQEG from the coding sequence atgatttccGAGGAAAGGTCTCCTTTAGGCTCGTTGTTAAGCCGagggaacctccagaggaagtcatcacacctgaataaaacaatagggGACGACAACGTCGGAATGCAAACTGCAGCGAgtgaaatctcaacttcacgagctgaaacgataaaaggtgtcacaaatccaacattaatatcaacaagtgatgtagctgacaacaggtctacgttatccctcgttgaagggcaatgcctacctgaatctaatcaaaaaatcttttctaaatgggtacgagcttgcgattatacagagagtaaacagggaaacatattgcctcttaaaaagcaacaaaaacatgatgatagtggaagaataagacCCAAACCaatcgttaaacaaactggtatAACCTaccgtgcatcattccaaactgacgacaaagagttcaacaatgacatacttggcactagaagactttattataatctagctgacgtaaggttagcgttaaccctggacgaattgcaatgtggacctgaatttaatcgaaaaaacctcttatataaacaggtggcgacttgtaaaactacccagaTTATACGTGGGATAAACAAGCCTTCTGAAAGACAAGGTGGTAATAAAATAatggcgcttatagtaatcgttgaagaaagagctccagaagaaaaactggaagacatctttgggagattcgctggaatcctcactaagaggataaactcaaatggtcaagaaatcaaggtcaggtcgaaatacagtcgaaaaatcttatttataaaggcctgttctgattattccccaaacctacggaaaatccgtaggaGTCAAGAAGggtag
- a CDS encoding signal peptide containing protein (encoded by transcript BEWA_051340A), which translates to MSIQKLVFSFIFLILANYGSLEFIPVFRTKVVLNIDLSSVLPEQVTVETIDGSNTLHYSIDPIFDEHYKIGEIRNYGVLISEDSPMAIRRRVSLVANIFGIIYVQVDNVYCSPYGIFEKHIEELVKEPDDNAYKAVNRTPITLDIEKLPYKHPFINEKVESSGGTRYATHALLRPYVSIGLIKYGEYVIDDRVDDVMNKAVVVGMNPMGKKMIIITTLAKDATYSTLVYEVVQQENGLPFTLRSYNSVEIF; encoded by the coding sequence ATGTCAATACAAAAATTAGTATTTTCGTTTATATTCTTAATTTTAGCAAACTATGGTTCTCTGGAATTCATTCCTGTATTTAGAACAAAAGTAGTTTTGAATATAGATCTATCATCAGTACTACCAGAACAGGTTACAGTTGAAACAATAGATGGTTCTAACACTCTGCATTATTCAATTGATCCAATATTTGATGAACATTACAAAATAGGTGAGATAAGGAATTATGGTGTACTAATTTCTGAGGATAGTCCTATGGCCATACGAAGGCGCGTAAGTCTGGTTGCTAACATCTTTGGTATAATTTACGTTCAAGTAGATAATGTTTATTGTTCTCCATATGGTATATTTGAAAAGCATATAGAAGAACTTGTAAAAGAACCAGATGATAACGCCTATAAAGCAGTAAATAGGACTCCTATAACACTCGATATAGAAAAGCTCCCATATAAACACCCATTTATtaatgaaaaggtagagAGTTCTGGCGGTACAAGGTATGCAACACATGCACTTTTGAGGCCTTATGTATCAATTGgtttgataaaatatggTGAATATGTTATTGATGACAGGGTAGATGATGTTATGAATAAAGCTGTGGTGGTTGGAATGAATCCTATGGGGAAGAAAATGATTATTATAACAACACTCGCAAAAGATGCAACTTATTCTACCCTTGTATATGAAGTAGTGCAACAGGAGAATGGCCTACCGTTCACTCTAAGGAGTTACAATTCTGTAGAGATATTTTAG
- a CDS encoding 3' exoribonuclease family, domain 1 containing protein (encoded by transcript BEWA_051350A) encodes MKAKDNKDIDFVQNRFSDTSTLLIGERALLNGIRIDGRQLDSYRNINIEFIGPPGSVIISFGNTTVFSSVCAEVVEPNSERPNEGFLFFNAELMPLTSGLYEPGKASELEQNISCFIESVFKESGSLNLESLCITSGKHVWAIRVYIHVLQDDGNLFDVCSFSALASLLHYRIQEVKVVDDTVKISEINWHKGTPLNIYNIPIPINILILTEERFLVDPTIFEEQINSTQIFLVFNQFGEVIWVQKPGGIPVMLDIIKTAIEIGERKTKQLYSLLRKELASNEEMNKNVLKYVNKHYSTPVIDLE; translated from the exons ATGAAGGCTAAGGATAACAAGGATATAGATTTCGTACAAAATCGATTCTCCGATACATCAACACTGTTGATTGGAGAAAGGGCCCTTCTAAATGGTATCAGAATCGATGGAAGGCAACTGGATAGCTatagaaatataaatatcGAGTTTATAGGTCCACCTGGCAGT GTCATTATATCCTTTGGAAATACCACTGTATTTTCTTCTGTATGTGCTGAAGTTGTAGAACCTAACAGCGAAAGACCAAATGAAGGatttctcttcttcaatGCAGAGCTCATGCCACTTACATCAGGACTCTACGAACCTGGCAAAGCTAGTGAACTCGAACAGAACATTTCTTGCTTTATTGAGAGCGTATTTAAGGAATCAGGGTCTCTGAACTTGGAATCTCTCTGCATAACAAGCGGGAAACAT GTATGGGCCATAAGGGTATACATTCATGTTCTTCAAGACGATGGTAATCTTTTTGATGTCTGTTCATTTTCTGCACTGGCCTCCCTACTACACTATCGCATCCAG GAAGTTAAAGTTGTTGATGATACTGTAAAAATTTCAGAAATAAACTGGCATAAAGGCACTCCTCTAAA CATTTATAATATTCCTATTCCGATTAATATCTTGATACTAACTGAGGAACGATTTTTGGTAGACCCTACCATTTTTGAAGAACAAATAAACTCGACACAG ATATTTCTAGTATTTAATCAATTCGGAGAAGTGATATGGGTACAAAAACCCGGCGGAATACCTGTAATGCTAGATATAATTAAAACGGCTATTGAG ATTGGAGAAAGGAAAACAAAGCAACTTTATTCCCTATTGAGGAAAGAATTGGCATCTAATGAGGaaatgaataaaaatgtgttAAAATATGTGAACAAACATTACTCAACTCCAGTAATCGACCTGGAATAA
- a CDS encoding oxidoreductase, aldo/keto reductase family member protein (encoded by transcript BEWA_051360A) yields MRPKGLQFICSLVALTHFILFSKFYLVFQCYIQHVHSVSRFSGYFNNFKTAIDHVDIPCIKFNTRAPNTTLKDRSKLHGSTFFQQIYSRSRDSRVKNVEKRKQSLPGLYTFLRSRPRYFFIGTKLSLVNVNDGRNCSNNSYRRHIIVKSRKKNNAKIPEETSKGAHKDSNVDSEEKNYNFDVDDIIFGDPKRLTGDKYYSNANEKKRKPRNEEAQVLWEKYKHLFKPLETLEEKSEKILKLPVTTINVKGVEIDVRIGSLGLPWYIDSENAQKLKSLYDEEVFMYITRNKKYGYHFFPHGNHEINFVPLPGLPATFLPNITVVEHREDIPGYDHITVLHDSARNYTWTYQRSSMEFVKSSIELGSSDAYKLKDKKIIPIPQKPQMGPKAYIPKNYFNERDCFPTMFPRKTPDTGIFRQPKLDDFLRMKFAVRVGEEVDEEAAPYGYYREYQNFWPTVEIKDNENVPPIRYRRLGNSQLVVSEIALGTMSFGSSVSEADAFKMLDYAYDNCTINFFDTAELYPLPASPERFGTAERILGKWIKNRGENFRSKVIISTKIASRSPNLEWLRDTSLSKENIIKAVDNSLERLGTDYIDLLQFHWPDRYVPMHETGDYEQVLFDVDSMNDYSPVPMEEQLEAIDLLIKQGKIRAWGLSNETPWGVLKFWHLSKAMNIQEPASVQLNYNLLCRNDLEKGFIELARPQNTGIGIIAYGALAGGILTGKYLEYMDATTSARLLRFPSYMTRYRGSLAAKAVQEYYEIALSFKLPNLSVMALRWVYTRPFICNTIIGASDLYQLRENVHCLNPELPITDLMERKINQVHWKWRDPLRIVQ; encoded by the coding sequence ATGCGGCCTAAAGGCCTGCAATTCATCTGCTCTCTCGTTGCTTTAACACATTTCATCttattttcaaagttttACCTCGTATTTCAATGTTATATTCAACATGTCCATTCTGTTTCGAGATTTTCtggatattttaataatttcaAGACGGCTATTGACCACGTTGATATACCATGTATTAAATTTAACACAAGAGCTCCAAATACCACTCTTAAGGATCGCTCAAAACTACATGGATCAACTTTCTTTCAACAGATATATTCCAGAAGCAGGGATTCCAGGgtgaaaaatgtagaaaaaAGGAAACAAAGCCTACCTGGAttgtacacatttttgaGGAGTAGACCTAGATACTTTTTTATAGGCACCAAATTATCGCTAGTAAATGTTAATGATGGAAGAAATTGTTCCAATAACTCATACAGACGTCATATCATAGTCAAAtcaaggaagaaaaatAATGCAAAAATTCCGGAGGAAACTTCAAAAGGTGCACATAAAGACTCTAATGTAGATTCTGAGGAAAAAAACTATAATTTTGATGTTGATGACATAATATTTGGTGATCCAAAAAGACTTACTGGAGATAAGTATTATTCCAATGCTAATGAGAAAAAACGAAAACCTAGGAATGAAGAAGCTCAGGTTTTGTGGGAAAAATACAAGCATTTATTTAAACCCCTTGAAACTCTTGAAGAAAAGTCTGAGAAGATTCTAAAGTTACCTGTAACAACCATTAATGTGAAAGGAGTTGAAATAGATGTTCGGATTGGCAGCCTAGGTCTTCCATGGTATATCGATTCTGAAAATGCACAAAAACTTAAATCACTATATGACGAGGAGGTATTTATGTATATAACACGTAACaaaaaatatggatatcACTTTTTCCCGCACGGAAACCATGAAATTAATTTTGTACCACTACCGGGACTTCCGGCCACATTCTTACCAAATATAACTGTTGTCGAACATAGAGAAGATATTCCTGGTTATGATCATATAACAGTGTTGCATGATTCTGCAAGGAACTATACATGGACGTACCAAAGATCAAGTATGGAGTTTGTAAAATCTTCTATTGAACTGGGGTCATCTGATGCTTATAAATTAAAAGATAAGAAGATAATACCAATTCCACAGAAACCACAGATGGGTCCAAAGGCTTATATACCCAAGAACTATTTTAATGAACGAGATTGTTTTCCTACCATGTTCCCTAGAAAAACTCCTGATACTGGCATTTTTCGGCAACCGAAGCTTGATGATTTTCTCAGAATGAAATTTGCGGTACGAGTTGGAGAAGAAGTAGATGAAGAAGCGGCGCCATATGGATATTATAGAGAATACCAAAACTTTTGGCCTACGGTGGAAATAAAAGATAACGAAAATGTTCCACCAATTAGATATCGCAGGCTGGGTAACAGTCAACTGGTAGTATCTGAGATAGCATTGGGTACAATGTCATTTGGTTCTAGCGTTTCTGAAGCTGATGCATTTAAGATGCTAGATTATGCCTATGATAATTGCACAATCAACTTTTTCGATACCGCAGAGCTATACCCTCTACCAGCTTCTCCGGAGAGATTTGGTACCGCAGAAAGAATTTTGGGTAAATGGATAAAGAATAGAGGTGAAAACTTTCGTTCCAAAGTTATTATTTCCACAAAAATAGCATCTAGGAGTCCCAACTTAGAATGGCTAAGAGATACAAGTTTGTCgaaagaaaatataataaagGCAGTTGATAACTCACTAGAAAGACTTGGAACTGATTACATAGATTTGCTTCAATTTCACTGGCCTGATAGATATGTACCTATGCATGAAACGGGGGATTATGAACAAGTTCTTTTTGATGTTGATTCAATGAATGATTATTCCCCTGTACCTATGGAGGAGCAGTTGGAAGCAATTGATTTATTGATTAAACAGGGAAAAATACGAGCTTGGGGTCTTTCTAACGAGACTCCTTGGGGAGTATTGAAATTTTGGCATCTCTCTAAGGCCATGAATATTCAAGAACCAGCATCGGTACAGCTAAATTACAATTTACTTTGCAGAAACGATCTAGAAAAAGGTTTTATTGAACTAGCTAGACCACAAAATACGGGAATTGGCATCATAGCATATGGTGCCTTAGCCGGTGGGATTTTAACTGGAAAGTACCTGGAGTATATGGACGCAACTACTTCAGCAAGACTGTTGAGGTTCCCTTCATACATGACTCGTTACAGAGGTTCCCTTGCAGCAAAAGCCGTACAAGAATACTACGAAATCGCATTGAGCTTTAAGCTTCCAAATCTTTCTGTGATGGCCTTACGATGGGTTTACACGAGACCATTTATATGTAATACTATAATTGGAGCCAGCGACCTGTATCAGTTGAGAGAAAATGTGCACTGTTTGAATCCAGAGCTTCCTATCACAGACTTAATGGAGAGAAAGATCAATCAAGTCCATTGGAAGTGGAGAGATCCACTAAGAATAGTACAATAG
- a CDS encoding hypothetical protein (encoded by transcript BEWA_051370A), translated as MDKIANILNNSPTIEDYLPKNWNVIRKTRKEPLNDDGDTDLLIPSFEHCLRKNLDNKVKDFREQIKKAPQHKDLISRTKVPLLHHRDTSAKLVPDSFYSTNERTINRNYNDVINELEADDYDLYRLHREACTVFNDTHDACAETSSAPEELPIPSIIAARTIRAIINLRCSQHSVDRRSDRLSPEDTAVPITKSDTFKFNNSQIMTQIIEKSESIPSNTNRSSPRSEKSNITSSDLESVKGLEEEDTITSNVEIDCSPASNDAISHASDDDTHNKTDSAHEDVINEDLFTPTNVVDAVYEESVSDSQSSHHSNLSEEHSDVESDLCINKEELDAIVNDIIDELETSNSASFKNDATSDNELEVGAETSKLDVEVDCETVQESGFKEDASDPGRDDSTSDINAEDESVEVGLDLEQNQEILENNPEISDTIQCDDQEALSSNNEDTPEIKNIENTSSSEYELDDRTEIDNIPEGGNESDSPECKEEIKESESEEEKNEICILGLKDTPSPVNSENEAESSISDIFPISHETSSRDCEPNERSSDNSPALEVSLPLFLSDESVSEQDFDDTAMEPITELEVEQTTMDHIYEHVSIYSDSKHSTPKSYVQSSTDVSEDEAITEGHMEEMVDVPSSDKHEIDEPLEDGVCMEETVVSDQVSLNDAPIGSEHTEESSDALEDDSLINEINDNIMSEENINSSQSSPNTNYDATKNISEDLDVLSNYDSDSDLELDSSVYSDKDSNDSESLHLYFSDMELEGSNNHKEDPLEPESESPGFYDSPSGEELEN; from the exons ATGGATAAAAttgcaaatattttgaacaATTCACCAACAATCGAGGATTATCTACCAAAAAACTGGAATGTAATCCGTAAAACGCGCAAAGAGCCATTAAATGATGATGGAGATACTGATTTGTTGATACCTTCCTTTGAGCACTGTCTAAGAAAGAACCTGGATAATAAGGTAAAGGACTTCAGAGAACAAATAAAAA AAGCTCCACAACATAAGGATTTAATATCAAGAACAAAGGTTCCCCTTCTACATCATAGAGATACTTCAGCCAAACTAGTCCCTGACTCATTTTATTCCACTAATGAACGCACAATTAATAGGAACTATAATGATGTAATAAATGAGCTAGAGGCTGATGACTATGATCTGTATAGGTTGCATAGGGAAGCATGTACAGTTTTCAATGACACTCATGATGCATGCGCAGAAACATCTTCAGCTCCGGAGGAATTACCAATTCCGTCAATCATTGCTGCTAGGACGATAAGAGCGATTATAAATTTGAGGTGTTCGCAACATTCAGTCGATAGACGATCTGATCGCTTATCCCCTGAGGATACAGCTGTTCCGATAACAAAATCCGACACTTTCAAGTTCAATAATTCTCAAATAATGACTCAGATAATCGAAAAATCTGAATCAATTCCTTCAAATACAAATAGATCGTCACCAAGATCTGAGAAAAGTAATATTACAAGCTCCGATTTGGAAAGTGTAAAAGGATTAGAAGAGGAAGATACAATTACTAGTAATGTTGAGATAGATTGTTCCCCTGCATCTAATGATGCTATTTCACATGCTTCAGATGATGATACACACAATAAAACTGATAGTGCACATGAAGATGTCATAAATGAGGATCTTTTTACACCAACGAACGTTGTTGATGCGGTGTACGAAGAAAGCGTCAGTGATTCGCAATCAAGTCATCATAGTAATCTGTCTGAAGAACATTCAGACGTAGAGTCTGATTTGTGTATTAACAAAGAAGAGTTGGATGCTATAGTAAATGATATTATCGATGAACTAGAGACATCCAATTCAGCTAGCTTTAAAAATGATGCCACATCGGATAACGAATTGGAGGTAGGTGCAGAAACTTCTAAATTGGACGTTGAAGTTGACTGCGAAACTGTGCAAGAATCAGGTTTTAAGGAAGACGCTTCTGACCCCGGGAGGGATGATTCTACATCAGATATTAATGCTGAGGATGAATCTGTAGAGGTTGGATTAGACTTGGAACAAAATCAGGaaattttagagaataaTCCAGAAATATCTGATACTATCCAATGTGACGATCAAGAAGCTCTTAGTTCCAATAATGAAGATACCCCtgagattaaaaatatagagAATACATCAAGTTCTGAGTATGAATTAGATGATAGGACGGAGATCGATAATATCCCTGAAGGCGGAAATGAAAGTGATTCTCCtgaatgtaaagaagaaataaaagaatctgaatcagaagaagaaaaaaacGAAATATGTATATTAGGGTTGAAAGATACACCTAGTCCTGTCAACTCAGAAAACGAAGCAGAAAGTTCTATATCAGATATTTTCCCTATTTCACATGAGACTTCATCCAGAGATTGTGAGCCAAATGAGAGATCATCCGATAATTCCCCTGCCCTTGAGGTGTCTTTGCCACTTTTTCTTTCAGATGAAAGTGTTAGTGAACAGGACTTTGATGACACAGCTATGGAGCCAATTACAGAACTTGAGGTTGAACAGACAACAATGGATCATATTTATGAACATGTATCGATTTACAGCGATTCCAAACATAGCACTCCTAAATCTTATGTACAAAGTTCCACAGACGTATCTGAAGATGAGGCAATAACGGAGGGGCACATGGAAGAGATGGTAGATGTACCTAGTTCTGATAAACACGAGATAGATGAACCTTTAGAAGATGGTGTTTGTATGGAGGAAACTGTAGTATCGGATCAGGTTTCTCTAAATGATGCTCCTATAGGGTCTGAACATACTGAAGAATCTAGTGATGCTTTGGAAGATGATAGTTTAATTAATGAGATAAACGACAACATTATGTCCGAAGAAAACATCAATTCTAGCCAAAGCTCACCTAATACGAACTATGATGCAACTAAGAATATATCAGAAGACCTGGACGTATTGTCAAATTACGATTCCGACAGTGACTTAGAGTTGGACAGTAGTGTCTATAGCGACAAAGATTCAAATGATTCCGAAAGTTTGcatctttatttttctGATATGGAATTAGAAGGGAGCAACAATCACAAAGAAGATCCGTTGGAGCCGGAATCAGAATCTCCAGGTTTCTATGACTCTCCATCCGGGGAAGAACTTGAAAATTGA
- a CDS encoding conserved hypothetical protein (encoded by transcript BEWA_051380A) produces the protein MLASDIEQWNAGTMEDKTKEAQRICDIEKSNQRSTVLTKALFFLIGASVTCQGSVGWLTSKAFGTEVFIGDCFGIFFGVNLASFILVLLFIEGSYRKAVIGGWFCFLCHVTYVLISIFGYGNSAKYLYIAVYGVIGALEAIIIQSNSHVVSKYYQSCIFSSLYAGYYGGIAMFALIQTILQKLIGTASSKEYRLCLASTHGIFAIIVGIVVAIQTVCYHKTRILTTSMSSDSKGSGYRKLIGMYGIFLHLPKFLPRFIIFNMSDLCKCAFYQVFIPYRMNFNDTQLAIVFFIDNIFDIIGRSIASVADEEIKASSNVKTHRLFLFKRDIILFMIPVIAWTLSFLVIWSTWTLKIYLLTMFEPIAVITFLVSVSMGYTSTRGLNGCIPILEYYSLQKDENNNAMFPNEHKEHYNYINDLNTLFIKLFWTILFVFADYISKLMEKHQSSVEYLTKKNM, from the exons ATGTTAGCTTCAGATATAGAACAATGGAACGCTGGCACCATGGAAGACAAAACCAAAGAGGCGCAAAGGATCTGTGATATTGAGAAATCTAACCAGCGCAGCACTGTCTTGACAAAAGCATTGTTTTTCTTAATAGGAGCCTCAGTAACATGTCAAGGATCCGTAGGATGGTTAACTTCCAAGGCATTTGGAACGGAAGTTTTTATCGGTGATTgctttggaatattttttggGGTAAATTTGGCATCATTTATATTAGTGTTGCTCTTTATTGAGGGAAGCTATAGGAAAGCAGTAATAGGTGGTTGGTTTTGTTTCTTATGCCATGTTACATATGTACTAATCTCCATCTTTGGATACGGGAATTCGGCCAAGTATCTTTATATCGCAGTCTACGGTGTAATCGGAGCCCTGGAAGCCATAATAATACAATCAA ATTCCCATGTCGTATCAAAGTACTACCAATCATGCATATTTTCTAGCCTTTATGCTGGATATTACGGAGGAATAGCTATGTTTGCACTTATCCAGACAATCCTTCAAAAATTAATTGGAACAGCATCATCAAAAGAGTATAGATTGTGTCTAGCATCAACGCATGGTATATTCGCAATAATAGTTGGAATAGTTGTAGCCATTCAAACTGTGTGTTATCATAAGACTAGAATTTTAACAACATCGATGAGCAGTGATTCTAAAGGATCAGGCTATCGCAAGTTAATAGGGATGTATGGGATTTTTCTTCACCTACCCAAATTCCTACCAAGGTTTATCATATTCAACATGTCGGATCTCTGTAAATGTGCCTTTTATCAAGTTTTTATACCATATAGAATGAACTTTAACGACACACAATTAGCAATCGTCTTTTTCATTGACAATATATTTGACATCATTGGAAGATCAATAGCAAGCGTAGCTGATGAAGAGATTAAAGCCTCCAGCAACGTAAAAACTCACAGATTATTCCTGTTCAAAAGAGATATCATATTATTCATGATACCGGTAATTGCATGGACTTTGTCTTTTCTAGTAATATGGAGCACATGGACATTGAAGATATACCTTTTAACAATGTTTGAACCAATCGCAGTAATCACATTCCTAGTGTCAGTATCAATGGGATATACATCCACAAGAGGATTGAATGGATGCATCCCTATCCTGGAATATTATAGTTTACAGAAGGATGAAAATAACAATGCAATGTTTCCAAATGAACACAAGGAACATTACAACTACATAAATGATTTGAACACTTTATTCATAAAGTTGTTCTGgactattctctttgtCTTTGCGGACTACATCTCAAAACTCATGGAAAAACATCAATCTTCCGTGGAATACCTAACAAAGAAGAACATGTAG